GGCCTACACTGTTTATGCCTTGGAATCCGGCAACAATCACCACCTTGCCAGCGGCTAAAAGATCGGGAATACCGCCACCTTCAACACGAACGATTCGAGCCTTAGTATGAGAATCGTCAGTGATCACGCCAGCTTGAGGCCCAGTTCGGGACTCAGCTGGAATGCCCAACGCATGCAAAGCCATCGCCATGAGGGCAATCGTCTCCTGTTCGCCTACGGCAAGCAGCATGTCCATTTCGCGCTCGTTAGGTTCCGGATTGATACTTTTAGCCCTTGAAACTAATTCATTGGTAACCCCGGAACGTGCGGAAACGACTACCACAACTTCATTTCCGTTGTCGTAAGTCTCCTTGATACGCTCAGCTACCGCTTGAATTCTTTCAACGGTGCCAACAGATGTGCCTCCATATTTTTGTACTATCCTTGCCATCGAGCTTAATCGTTAAAATTAGCAATCCTCAAAAGGAAGGGTTTGGAGAGAACAGGACTTGAACGCTTTAATGAACGAAAAGCTCGTGCAATAGCTGACTCAGAGCATTGATGAGTAGTTAAAGTTAAAACAGCAGAAGCCTTCGTCTTTTTATGGGATGGCTTGCTATCCAATTGTTGGACGACCCGAGCAATGCTAATTTTCTCCTTTGCCATAAGAGCCGTTACTTTTGAGAGCACACCAGGCTGATCGATTACAGATAGACGGAGGTAGAAGCTCGACTTCACTTCTTCCATGGAAGCGATCTGAAGCTCCTCAAGCGTCGAGGTTAGGGGATCATTCTTTTCATCAATCAGATTCATGAGCCCAGCACCTTGAGTCGTAAATACGGCATCAGCGATATCACTGATAACTGCACTGGCAGTAGCATCTTGCCCTGCCCCTCGCCCGATATGAATGGTGGATCCGACTACATCACCACTGACGCATACTGCATTATATACATCATCGACCCGACCCAGGATATGAGTTTTCGGAATAAGCGCAGGATAAACACCGACAAAGAGAGAATTTTTCTTCACATCACTTACGACAGAGGCAAGATGCTTAATCCGGTAGCCCATTGCATCAGCGGCCAAAATATCGGACGTAGTTATCTCGCGGATACCTTCAATCAGCATCTTGTTCATGGGGATCCATTTTCCATGAGCAAGGTAAGCTAGAATACCCGCCTTGTGAGCGGCATCAATTCCATCAACATCTAAGCTCTCATCCGCTTCGGCATATCCCAGGGCTTTTGCTTCAGCTAGGATTTCACCGAAAGGTTTACCCTCCGCCTGCATTCTAGTTAGGATATAGTTACAGGTTCCATTCAGTATACCGTGAATCCCAGGGAAGCGATTCGCGACCAGCCCTTCTCGGATGGATTTAATAATCGGGATTCCTCCAGCCACACTCGCTTCAAAAAAGATATGACCTTCACTTTTCTTAGCAGCCCTGATCACCTGATTACCGTGCTCGCACAATAGTGCCTTATTTGCGGTAACAACAATCTTACCGTTCTTGAGCGCTTGTAAGGTCAATTGCTTCGCCAAGGTGGTGCCACCGATGAGCTCGCAGACAACCTGAATGGAAGGATCATTAACCACTTCAAAACCATCTTCAGTTAATAAGTTCGGATTTACCTTTACGTTTCGCTTAAGCCGTTTGTTTCGAACGGCAATCTTGGAAACCTTGAGCCGAACTCCTAATCGTGATTCGAGAATCTTTCGATTACGGTTCAGGTGTTTCAACACACCTTGCCCCACGACCCCAAGGCCTAGAATTCCTAAATTTACTGTTGGTTTGTTAGCCATACTAAAATTGACCGATCTATTTTTTGACAGATCGATTTTCGGTTCCATTTAAAAGCCGGATGATGTTCGACCGGTGAAGAACAATCAGCAAGCACGCAATCAAGGCGCAAAAGCCCAATATCCATTGCGACATGCCGAGGAAATATGAAGAGATGGGCAAGCTGACTCCAAATAACATGGAGGCCAACGATACATACCGCAGGCTGTAGAAAGTAATAATCCACACAACTGCCCCTATTAAGAGTACCCAAGGAGCAAGCGCTAGAAAACCACCCATGGTTGTCGCAACTCCCTTTCCTCCTCGGAATTTTAAAAACACAGAAAAGCTGTGCCCTCCAATGGCTGCTATCACTGCGCATATGGAAAGCAACTCACGGTATTCAACAGAGGCAATCAGTAGAGGAACCAAGGCAGCCACGAATCCTTTAAGGAAATCAAAAAAGAAAACGGTATTACCTGCTTTCTTTCCAATGACACGTTTTACATTGGTAGCTCCAGGGTTGCCACTTCCCTCCTTAAAAATGTCTACGCCGTTTTGTTTTGCGATTAGGACAGCAAATGAGACTGAGCCGAGGAGATACCCGAGCGTACATGCCAGCACAATTTTCCAGATCAGATGCATGAATGGTAATCGCTAGATAGAAAGGAAGAATTAAAGAGAAACTACGATAGCCGACTTGATGTTCTCGCTGGAAACAATTTCTTGAAAGGCATCATCGTTGGGAGCCGTATCCAGGTTCACAACGTTCAATGCCAGACCACCCACATGATTTCGACTTAAAGACATGGATGCAATATTCACACCGGACTTAGCAAGGGTGGTTCCAAGAACTCCGACAATTCCTGGAACATCTTGATTCTCTACAACCAACATGACTCCTTCTGGAGAAGCTTCAACGTCACGCCCATTGATGTGAACCATACGAGGATGACCCGCTTTCCCTATTAAAGTGCCTTGGACGGAATATATTTCTCCATCACTGGCTGTTGCTTCCAAAACAATCAGTTCATTGTAGTCGCTTTCTTCACTCGACTTCACCACCTCGTTCTCAATGCCCAATTGCTTGAGAAGAATGGGAGCATTGACCGAATTCACATTATCTCCACTGATGTTGGTCAAGTAGCCTTGGAGAATGCTTCGAGTAAGAGGATCTGCATCAATATCTACGATCTTGCCGAAGTAAGTGATCTTAAGCTTGTTCACCTGGTCAGGCGTTATCTGCTGGAGAAAGTTGCCAAGGTTGGCACCCAAATTAAGGTAAGGCGACAGAGCATCCAAGGTCTTGCTATCAACTGAAGGCATGTTGAGTGCATTCTGAATGACTCCACCCGCAACGGCTTTTGCTACGTTTTCAGCGATCTCAATCCCCACACTTTCCTGCGCTTCTTTAGTAGATGCACCCAAGTGTGGCGTTAGCACTAGATTATGAACCTGTCGCATGGGGTGATCCTCAGCGAGTGGCTCGCTTTCATAAACATCCAGACCAGCGTATGCGACCTTGCCAGACTCAATCGCTTCAACGAGGTCGTCCTGATTAATGATTCCACCACGAGCACAATTGACCAACCGGACTCCGTCCTTCATGGTAGCAATCGACGTTTTATCGATCATATTGCGCGTCGAATCTGTAAGCGGCATGTGAACGGTTATAAAGTCAGCCTCCTTCAAAACATCTTCCAATGTCATGGCCTCAACTCCCATTTGTTTAGCCCGGCTCTCGACCAGAAACGGATCATAAGCCAGCACACGCATTCCAAATGCTTGAGCACGGGAGGCAACTTCAGCACCGATTCGACCCAAGCCAAGAATACCGAGTGTTTTTCTAAACACTTCAGCACCCCCGTAAACTTTGCGGTCCCAACGACCTGCCGTCATTGAGGCATTTGCCTGGGCGATCTGACGCGTGGTACAAAGCAAGTGGGTAAAAGTCAGCTCAGCGGTCGCGATGGTGTTTCCGCCAGGGGTGTTCATCACCACAACTCCGTTTTCAGTAGCAGCCTCGATGTCGATATTGTCGACCCCTACCCCGGCGCGGCCGACGGCTTTTAATTGAGGTGCTGCTTCAATTACCTCACGGGTAATCTTAGTATCACTTCGCACAATGATTCCGGAAACGTCTTTGACGAGTTCCAGAATTTGCTCTGGTGAAGATCCGTAAGCCTCGATGACTTCGAAATTATTTTGGTTCTTGAGGAATTCGACGCCACTAGCGGCGATCTTGTCTGCGACGAGTATTTTCATCAGCTGGAATGTCGGAAAAAGCGATGAATACAAGAACCGGATTTTTTAATTGCAACGACGAAATCAGGCCTAATTCACCGAGTAGCCTAAAAAATCAGCTTTCGTCCAATTCCCGCAATGCTTCAACCAGTCGATTCAGAGGGATTTCAATCTCCTCTCCAGAGGCCAAGTTTTTCAATTTCACCTGCCCCTGAGATACTTCCTCCTCGCCAAAAACGGCAGCCCAACGAGCTCCAGATTCATTGGCGGACTTAAATTGCTTACCGAAACCAACCCGTTTGATGGGATAATCAACTGAATACCCAGCCAAGCGCAGGGCCTGAATTTGTTGAAGAGCTGCGGTGAGCACCTCATCACCCCCTAAGACAACATAGACGTCTGGCGCTTGAATGTAGGTTGGTAGAAGGCCTTTTTCTTCGAGCAAATCCTTAATCACGACATCACCCATGGCGAATCCAACCGCCGGCATATCAGGCCCACCCAGTTTTTTAACGAGATGATCGTAACGACCTCCTCCAGCAATTGCCCGGTGTTCTCCTTGGATATCGAAAGCCTCGAATACAAATCCAGTATAATAAGCTAAAC
This genomic stretch from Opitutia bacterium ISCC 52 harbors:
- a CDS encoding homoserine dehydrogenase — translated: MANKPTVNLGILGLGVVGQGVLKHLNRNRKILESRLGVRLKVSKIAVRNKRLKRNVKVNPNLLTEDGFEVVNDPSIQVVCELIGGTTLAKQLTLQALKNGKIVVTANKALLCEHGNQVIRAAKKSEGHIFFEASVAGGIPIIKSIREGLVANRFPGIHGILNGTCNYILTRMQAEGKPFGEILAEAKALGYAEADESLDVDGIDAAHKAGILAYLAHGKWIPMNKMLIEGIREITTSDILAADAMGYRIKHLASVVSDVKKNSLFVGVYPALIPKTHILGRVDDVYNAVCVSGDVVGSTIHIGRGAGQDATASAVISDIADAVFTTQGAGLMNLIDEKNDPLTSTLEELQIASMEEVKSSFYLRLSVIDQPGVLSKVTALMAKEKISIARVVQQLDSKPSHKKTKASAVLTLTTHQCSESAIARAFRSLKRSSPVLSKPFLLRIANFND
- the plsY gene encoding glycerol-3-phosphate 1-O-acyltransferase PlsY, which codes for MHLIWKIVLACTLGYLLGSVSFAVLIAKQNGVDIFKEGSGNPGATNVKRVIGKKAGNTVFFFDFLKGFVAALVPLLIASVEYRELLSICAVIAAIGGHSFSVFLKFRGGKGVATTMGGFLALAPWVLLIGAVVWIITFYSLRYVSLASMLFGVSLPISSYFLGMSQWILGFCALIACLLIVLHRSNIIRLLNGTENRSVKK
- the serA gene encoding phosphoglycerate dehydrogenase, which codes for MKILVADKIAASGVEFLKNQNNFEVIEAYGSSPEQILELVKDVSGIIVRSDTKITREVIEAAPQLKAVGRAGVGVDNIDIEAATENGVVVMNTPGGNTIATAELTFTHLLCTTRQIAQANASMTAGRWDRKVYGGAEVFRKTLGILGLGRIGAEVASRAQAFGMRVLAYDPFLVESRAKQMGVEAMTLEDVLKEADFITVHMPLTDSTRNMIDKTSIATMKDGVRLVNCARGGIINQDDLVEAIESGKVAYAGLDVYESEPLAEDHPMRQVHNLVLTPHLGASTKEAQESVGIEIAENVAKAVAGGVIQNALNMPSVDSKTLDALSPYLNLGANLGNFLQQITPDQVNKLKITYFGKIVDIDADPLTRSILQGYLTNISGDNVNSVNAPILLKQLGIENEVVKSSEESDYNELIVLEATASDGEIYSVQGTLIGKAGHPRMVHINGRDVEASPEGVMLVVENQDVPGIVGVLGTTLAKSGVNIASMSLSRNHVGGLALNVVNLDTAPNDDAFQEIVSSENIKSAIVVSL